The DNA segment GCCGCAACCTCATTGCGGAATTTTTCCAAGGCTTTCGCATGATTCTTGTGAACAGCATCGCGGCCATTTTCCGCCATAGCATCCCAAACGCGGTCCGCCACGGCCTGCAAATCCTTGGCGCGCGCCTTTTCCTCTTGGGTGAGGGTAAAGCCGATCTCGCTGGTAATGTCCGCCAGCAGGGTTTCCCAGCTTCGGGCCGGTGTTCCAATCGCCTTATCAAGGGCGCTCAGTAATTTTTTGCCAATCTCGTTAGCCATACCAATGGCGCGAAGTTTAATAAATTCCGCTGCCGGTTTCCTAATCCTTTGCTAGTGTAGCTAATTCACGCTTTACGACGTTTAATAATTGCGAGACGCGGCCAGGCGATAGGCGAAGCTTCCGCGCAAGTTGGCGCTGGGTGACGGCGTTGTCATGCAGCAAATGCGCCAGCAGGATCACCCGCCGGCCAACGGCCACGGCAGGCGCTTCACCGGACGCAAGGAATTGAATCACGCGGCGGAATAGTTCCTGCCGGGCGCGCGCGTCGTCACGGTCTTGGGGTTCCTGGGTGCCGTCCATGGCGTCATAATCAAACCCGGTCTGGCCTATCCGGTTCCCATCGTCATCAAATGCGGTGTCATTCACGGCTGGGCTCCTTGGTTATCATTTCGCCCAGACTGGCGCGGCAATCAGCACAGAGCTTGTCAAAGGCGGGTTTCGTTACGCCATAAATCCCGATTTCATCAAGCCCTTTACAGCGCACCGGCATTTCAGAAACCAGCAGGCGTTCAAGGCTGCAAA comes from the Verrucomicrobiota bacterium genome and includes:
- a CDS encoding helix-turn-helix domain-containing protein, with translation MNDTAFDDDGNRIGQTGFDYDAMDGTQEPQDRDDARARQELFRRVIQFLASGEAPAVAVGRRVILLAHLLHDNAVTQRQLARKLRLSPGRVSQLLNVVKRELATLAKD